Proteins encoded in a region of the Azospirillum thiophilum genome:
- a CDS encoding TonB-dependent siderophore receptor, producing MTDRLAGLRPTIRRHGAGRRAPALGWLTVFWVAGGWTVLPGLPAHALSTSTDPAPAPTDIDRPAVQEMLLEIPALPLRESLTSFGRQTGLQILYSPDVLSDQRSRALSGRMDPAVALSILLSGTDLAFEMRDRMVTIGRLQENPGFLPGLTVEGRTPSAGAPRIPGQSRSAGKAATPVEDLPQGLSIVTREDLDQRDAQDINSALAYSAGVRPIDYPGGQGAIDVFVRGFRQSSESVMIDGLRSGYNPYGLEYEPFGVERVEVLKGPASTLYGAMPPGGAIALVSKRPTDSPLHRLQLQGGSHDRRQVTADLSDRLDAEGTLRYRLTMLSRRSGTQVDRTPDDRLYVAPALSWSTGDRTDITLLASYLDFRKMGAEQSFPASGTVLDNPYGRLGSSLFLGYPGLSSYRSRTLSAGYDIRHALAGDWTLNQTLRYSRSRVGYLSSWASSGLLEADRYYRFGLQDRPKTSSTLLVDTNLQGNANTGPLRHSLLAGIDHGRYRAHETRRNGTVADALDVFDPVYGGAYGWDTTLARDLTDSIRQTGLYAQDQIAAGNWRLTLGGRLDWSSTGAVGRLSDGPLVETTQFDRAFTKRIGLAYRFEGGLTPYAGYSTSFQPNSDSDVQGRPFSPSRGTQLETGLRYRPKGFDGLFTLSLFRAVQRNLTTADPDNPGYSVQTGEVRSRGVELEAKAALGTGTDLTAAYSYTDAQVTRDSPYPGGTDKTGKRVASVPRHAAAVWLRRHIDEGAAGGLTAGIGVRYVGATFNAANSVRVPSYMLADVSLGYDLGRLGPALDGAALTLTATNLFDRRYFSPGFYDNSVFYGNRRMVLATLSYSW from the coding sequence ATGACCGATCGTCTCGCAGGGCTCCGCCCGACCATACGGCGCCACGGTGCCGGACGCAGGGCGCCTGCGCTCGGCTGGCTGACGGTCTTCTGGGTCGCGGGCGGCTGGACGGTGTTGCCGGGCTTGCCGGCTCATGCCCTTTCGACCTCCACCGATCCGGCTCCCGCTCCAACCGATATCGATCGGCCGGCAGTGCAGGAGATGCTGCTGGAGATCCCTGCCCTCCCCCTTCGGGAGTCGCTGACCAGCTTCGGCCGCCAGACCGGCCTGCAGATTCTCTACAGCCCCGACGTCTTGTCCGACCAGCGGTCGCGGGCACTGTCGGGACGAATGGACCCGGCGGTCGCCCTTTCCATTCTGCTGAGCGGAACCGACCTCGCCTTCGAGATGCGGGACCGGATGGTGACGATCGGCCGGCTGCAGGAGAATCCCGGCTTTCTTCCGGGTCTGACGGTGGAAGGCCGCACACCGTCGGCAGGCGCGCCGCGGATCCCCGGCCAGAGCCGCAGCGCCGGCAAAGCCGCAACCCCTGTCGAGGATCTGCCGCAAGGGCTTTCCATCGTCACACGGGAAGATCTGGACCAGCGCGACGCCCAGGACATCAACAGTGCCCTCGCCTACAGCGCCGGGGTCCGCCCCATCGACTATCCCGGTGGCCAGGGCGCCATCGACGTCTTCGTGCGCGGCTTCCGCCAAAGCTCGGAATCCGTCATGATTGACGGGCTGCGAAGCGGCTACAACCCTTATGGACTTGAGTACGAGCCTTTCGGTGTGGAGCGGGTGGAGGTGCTGAAGGGCCCGGCCTCCACGCTCTACGGGGCAATGCCGCCCGGCGGAGCCATCGCATTGGTCAGCAAGCGCCCGACCGACAGCCCGCTCCATCGGCTCCAGTTGCAGGGCGGCAGCCATGACCGGCGGCAGGTCACGGCCGACCTCAGCGACCGGCTCGATGCCGAGGGGACGCTTCGCTACCGCCTGACGATGCTGTCACGGCGAAGCGGCACACAGGTAGATCGGACGCCGGACGACCGGCTCTATGTCGCGCCCGCCCTGTCCTGGTCCACCGGCGATCGAACCGACATCACGCTGCTCGCCAGCTATCTCGATTTCCGCAAGATGGGTGCGGAGCAGAGTTTTCCGGCATCGGGAACCGTGCTGGACAATCCCTATGGCCGCCTGGGCTCAAGCCTGTTTTTGGGCTATCCGGGATTGAGTTCCTACCGCTCGCGCACCCTGTCGGCCGGCTACGACATCCGGCATGCCCTGGCCGGGGACTGGACGCTGAATCAAACCTTGCGCTACAGCCGCAGCCGCGTCGGCTATCTGTCGAGCTGGGCGTCGTCGGGCTTGCTGGAGGCGGACCGCTACTATCGTTTCGGGCTGCAGGACCGGCCCAAGACCAGTTCGACCCTGCTGGTGGATACCAACCTGCAAGGCAACGCCAATACCGGCCCGCTTCGTCACAGCCTGCTGGCCGGGATCGACCATGGCCGCTACCGGGCGCACGAGACGCGGCGGAACGGCACGGTGGCCGACGCGCTCGACGTCTTCGATCCCGTCTATGGCGGCGCCTATGGCTGGGACACGACGCTTGCCCGCGACCTGACCGACAGCATCCGCCAGACCGGCCTCTATGCCCAGGACCAGATCGCCGCCGGCAACTGGCGGCTGACGCTCGGCGGACGGCTGGACTGGAGCAGCACCGGGGCGGTCGGCCGTCTGTCGGACGGTCCGCTGGTGGAGACGACCCAGTTCGACCGGGCCTTCACCAAACGCATCGGGCTGGCCTACCGGTTCGAAGGCGGCCTGACGCCCTATGCCGGCTATTCGACCTCCTTCCAGCCGAACAGCGACAGCGACGTGCAGGGCCGTCCCTTCTCGCCGAGCCGGGGGACACAGCTGGAAACCGGTCTGCGCTACCGGCCCAAGGGCTTCGACGGACTCTTCACCCTGTCGCTGTTCCGTGCCGTCCAACGCAACCTCACCACCGCCGACCCGGACAATCCCGGCTACTCCGTCCAAACCGGGGAAGTGCGGTCGCGCGGCGTCGAGCTGGAGGCGAAGGCGGCGCTCGGAACCGGCACCGATCTGACGGCGGCCTACAGCTACACCGACGCGCAGGTCACCCGCGACAGCCCCTACCCCGGCGGGACCGACAAGACAGGAAAGCGCGTGGCCTCGGTTCCCCGCCACGCCGCCGCGGTCTGGCTGCGGCGGCATATCGACGAGGGAGCGGCCGGCGGCCTGACCGCCGGCATCGGGGTGCGCTATGTCGGTGCAACCTTCAATGCCGCGAACAGCGTGCGCGTCCCCTCCTACATGCTGGCCGATGTCAGCCTGGGTTACGATCTGGGGCGGCTCGGCCCGGCGCTCGACGGCGCCGCCCTCACCTTGACGGCGACCAACCT